In Microcoleus sp. FACHB-831, one genomic interval encodes:
- a CDS encoding branched-chain amino acid ABC transporter permease, producing MNFLVLVATSVATYALFSLGLNLQWGFTGLINFGHVAFMAIGAYTTVLLSMAGVPLILAAIVGAILAALLGLLIGLSTLRLREDYLAIVTIGVSELVRLVAQNEEWLTKGSFGVQGYPLPLSNSVGLMILSVLTVALVFWLLERLVRSPWGRVLKAIREDEQIPKALGKNIFWYKLQAFMLGGAIAGIAGSFNAWYLTTVYPNNFEPLITFNAWTIVVLGGAGNNVGTLIGAVLFSTYYEITRFVLPAIIPLDTARLAAFRIMIIGLILIILMMWRPQGMLGKKEELTLGR from the coding sequence ATGAATTTTCTAGTTTTAGTGGCAACTTCTGTAGCCACATACGCTTTGTTTAGTCTGGGGTTGAATTTGCAGTGGGGATTCACAGGGCTAATTAATTTCGGGCACGTTGCCTTTATGGCTATTGGGGCATACACAACAGTCTTGTTGAGTATGGCGGGCGTACCTCTAATTTTGGCTGCTATTGTCGGTGCGATTTTAGCGGCACTTTTAGGGTTGTTAATTGGTTTATCTACTCTGCGGCTGCGGGAAGATTACCTCGCCATTGTCACCATCGGCGTCTCTGAATTAGTGCGTCTGGTGGCGCAAAATGAGGAGTGGCTGACAAAGGGCAGCTTTGGGGTGCAAGGGTATCCGCTGCCACTATCAAATAGCGTTGGGTTGATGATACTGTCAGTGCTGACGGTGGCATTGGTGTTCTGGTTGTTGGAGAGGTTGGTGCGATCGCCTTGGGGTCGAGTCCTTAAAGCAATCCGCGAAGATGAGCAAATTCCCAAAGCACTGGGGAAGAATATTTTTTGGTACAAGCTGCAAGCCTTTATGTTGGGAGGAGCGATCGCAGGTATTGCAGGTTCTTTCAACGCATGGTATTTAACTACTGTTTACCCCAATAATTTTGAGCCTCTGATTACCTTCAACGCTTGGACTATTGTTGTTTTAGGCGGTGCTGGTAATAACGTGGGCACCTTAATAGGAGCCGTTCTTTTTTCCACTTATTACGAGATTACTCGCTTTGTACTTCCCGCAATTATTCCCCTAGATACCGCCCGTTTGGCGGCATTTCGGATAATGATTATAGGTTTAATCCTAATTATTCTGATGATGTGGCGACCCCAAGGTATGTTGGGTAAGAAAGAGGAATTGACCCTTGGAAGATAA
- a CDS encoding cytotoxic translational repressor of toxin-antitoxin stability system yields MKLEVRYARSFLRDLKSLEYAARERIYNFVFEEFIEINQIQDLPEIKRIDANGIYYRFSVDNYLIGIEVTGHIVKILRVLPKPDI; encoded by the coding sequence GTGAAACTAGAAGTGCGCTATGCCCGGTCTTTTCTGCGCGACCTCAAGAGCTTGGAGTACGCGGCTAGGGAGCGGATCTACAATTTCGTCTTTGAAGAGTTTATCGAGATCAATCAGATTCAAGACCTGCCGGAAATAAAGCGAATCGACGCTAATGGCATATATTACCGCTTCAGTGTAGATAACTATCTGATTGGCATTGAAGTTACGGGGCATATCGTTAAAATCCTGCGGGTTCTGCCCAAACCTGACATTTAA